The genome window TGGAAGCCGATGAGCCAGCGGATGCCGTAGCGGTCGACGAGCGTGCCGTCGTAGTCGCCCCACGGCCGCTTCTGCAGGGCGTCGAGCACTCGCCCCTCCAGGGACAGCTGGTCGAACCAGCTGGTCAGGGTCGACGCATCGACCGTGCCGAGAAGCGAGAGGAACATGCCGCTCATCTGCACGGCGTCATCGTCGGCTCCGGCATCGGCGCCTGCCAGCTGGACCGGGCCGGACAGCTGCCCGTGGGCGATCGCATCGCCCGGGCCGTCGTGGCGCCCCGCCTGCGAGTAGTCGAGCAGCTGCAGATCGC of Microbacterium sp. LWH13-1.2 contains these proteins:
- a CDS encoding VOC family protein translates to MSGLIPYLLFPGNAAEALEHYRSVFGGDLQLLDYSQAGRHDGPGDAIAHGQLSGPVQLAGADAGADDDAVQMSGMFLSLLGTVDASTLTSWFDQLSLEGRVLDALQKRPWGDYDGTLVDRYGIRWLIGFHDEE